A genomic segment from Solenopsis invicta isolate M01_SB chromosome 5, UNIL_Sinv_3.0, whole genome shotgun sequence encodes:
- the LOC113003184 gene encoding uncharacterized protein LOC113003184, whose product MHDVPSNEALTVDNSLPADQPIPNADLIGMAINNASGATDETMLDASSHSDNQLDLSVINAADENSLDMSYAITPSIEQNTLAKLPVAELIEVYDELGNRVTATVIAINVDDVTMSSDSSPSSVDIRVDSQLVPEEKNKDDLDKTDSEEFNSDSNRESSSSHCLNISNKDEVLDFTITSEGTNESENTVNTEQEDSYDSVKASVQIDILEKTSPVFGTSVLSKHNSINVINDNNSHLSINEESNSSTCGSKNDIQISPKLQEFFPVPTFTKKRKKSTSKNTPTVAVVDDLLIAMQQKEAEKKEKGQQILLNKQEREKAKIIRDKETTIVKQYNENKKKKIQKKKELKLQIQNLKKAIKSENSKENVGPLTERLQKVNAELAELENSFILEEMEFLQTKIKVKKEKCDSTV is encoded by the exons ATGCATGATGTACCTTCAAATGAAGCTCTAACAGTTGACAATTCATTACCAGCTGATCAACCAATACCAAATGCTGATTTGATTGGTATGGCAATTAATAACGCATCCGGAGCAACTGATGAAACCATGCTTGATGCTTCAAGTCATTCCGACAACCAGCTGGACTTGTCTGTTATCAACGCAGCGGATGAAAACTCATTGGACATGAGTTATGCTATAACTCCAAGCATCGAACAAAATACTCTAGCAAAATTGCCAGTAGCAGAGTTAATTGAGGTGTACGATGAACTGGGCAATCGTGTAACAGCCACAGTTATAGCAATAAATGTTGATGATGTGACTATGAGCAGCGACAGCTCCCCAAGTAGCGTAGATATCAGAG ttGACAGTCAACTTGTAccggaagaaaaaaataaagatgatttgGATAAGACTGACAGTGAAGAGTTTAATAGTGACTCGAATAGAGAATCAAGTAGTTCTCATTGTTTGAATATATCAAACAAag ATGAGGTTCTGGATTTCACGATAACTTCCGAAGGTACCAATGAGTCTGAGAATACTGTAAATACAGAGCAAGAAGACTCTTATGATTCTGTTAAAGCTTCTGTACAGATTGATATCTTAGAAAAAACTAGTCCTGTGTTTGGAACTTCTGTATTAAGCAAACACAATTCTATAAATGTCATAAATGACAATAACAGTCACCTAAGCATCAACGAAGAATCTAACTCAAGTACTT GTGGAAGtaaaaatgatatacaaatATCACCTAAGCTACAAGAATTTTTCCCTGTACCTACGTTTacgaagaagagaaaaaaaagtacatCTAAAAATACCCCAACTGTGGCTGTTGTTGACGACCTGTTGATAGCGATGCAACAGAAAgaagcagaaaaaaaagaaaaagggcaacaaattttattgaacaaacAAGAAAGGGAAAAGGCGAAAATAATAAGAGACAAAGAAACAACTATTGTGAAgcaatataatgaaaataagaagaaaaaaatacaaaagaagaaagaacttaaattacaaatacagaATTTAAAGAAGGCAATCAAATCGGAAAACAGCAAAGAAAATGTTGGTCCCTTAACAGAGCGGCTCCAGAAAGTGAATGCCGAATTAGCTGAATTGGAAAATTCATTCATTCTAGAGGAAATGGagtttttacaaacaaaaattaaagtaaaaaaagaaaaatgtgattCCACTgtatga